The Pagrus major chromosome 17, Pma_NU_1.0 genome includes a region encoding these proteins:
- the LOC141011964 gene encoding ankyrin repeat and IBR domain-containing protein 1-like → MGNTATKFRKALINGDELLACQLYESNQQFKEALDPNATYGESYQHNTPLHYAARHAMTRLLRSFLLNKDGNPNKRNVHNETSLHLLCMGPQILTSEGALQPRISRPYEDRQRRAECLQIILAWTGAKLDHGEYESADVNATDNKKNTCLHYAAASGMKTCVEFLVQREADLFAENESRETPCDCAEKQHHKELALCLESQMVFSLAPEAEGIEAEYAALDRRELYEGLRPQDLRRLKDMLIVETADMLQAPLFTAEALLRAHDWDREKLLEAWMTNAEECCQRSGIQMPNPPPSGYNAWDTLPSPRTPRTTRSSITSPDQISLMPADEESSLCGICMSSISVFEEPVDMSCGHEFCRGCWEGFLNLKIQEGEAHNIFCPAFDCYQQVPVEVIESVVSREMDKRYLQFDIKAFVENNPAIRWCPVAGCERAVRLSTQGPGTSTSDALSFPLLRAPAVDCGKGHLFCWECQGEAHEPCDCETWKLWLQKVTEMKPEELAGVSEAYEDAANCLWLLSNSKPCANCKSPIQKNEGCNHMQCAKCKYDFCWICLEEWKKHSSSTGGYYRCTRYEVIQQVEEQSKEMTEEAEKKHKSFQELDRFMHYYTRFKNHEHSYKLEQRLLKTAKEKMEQLSRALSGREGGPPDTTFIEDAVLELLKTRRILKCSYPYGFFLEPKSTKKEIYELMQTDLEMVTEDLAQKVNRPYLRTPRHKIIRAACLVQQKRQEFLASVARGVAPNDSPEAPRRSFAGGTWDWEYLGFASPEEYAEFQYRRRHRQRRRGDMSSLRSNTPDPDDPSDSTSDTQDVGSGRRHGHLMGLGSLDDDDPNILLAIQLSLQDSGMAGSGSSHDVLANEASLGAIGTSLPSRLEQSAPGVEVLPRASLSSSELLELGDNLARLGNTNISSQYSAVTGVTASVQHCESHHRAYRASVPIPVAPGGSNSSTGLFSSSSDTIDSTTCGSHDPSSSSALAANANLLGNIMAWFHDMNPQGITLVPSTSSDTDYNLGAFHAGGGGCLQDDEKGGVVLPENRKPQEVMADMAFCSQRLSDMEEKECAVAERPTQLDLVGLDTMPRPYTLDASGEQTERGGLKVCRVDTPQCDSISDQLPSTSSSEWEDQVHLV, encoded by the exons ATGGGGAACACAGCGACCAAGTTCCGCAAGGCTCTCATCAATGGAGATGAGTTGCTGGCCTGCCAACTGTATGAGAGCAACCAGCAGTTCAAGGAGGCTCTGGATCCCAACGCTACATATGGAGAGTCCTACCAGCACAACACTCCACTGCACTATGCTGCCCGGCACGCCATGACACGCCTACTCAG GTCTTTTCTCCTAAACAAAGATGGGAATCCTAACAAGCGTAATGTGCACAATGAGACATCTCTGCACCTCCTCTGCATGGGGCCCCAGATCCTGACCTCAGAGGGAGCACTGCAACCCCGGATCTCACGGCCATACGAAGACAGACAGCGTCGAGCGGAATGTCTACAAATCATCCTGGCATGGACCGGAGCAAAGCTGGACCATGGAGAGTATGAGAGTGCTGATGTCAATGCCACCGACAACAAGAAGAACACCTGCCTGCACTATGCTGCTGCCTCAGGCATGAAGACTTGTGTTGAG TTCCTGGTGCAGAGGGAAGCGGACCTGTTTGCGGAGAATGAAAGCCGCGAGACTCCATGTGACTGTGCAGAGAAGCAGCACCACAAGGAGTTGGCCCTGTGCCTGGAGTCGCAGATGGTCTTCTCTCTTGCCCCTGAGGCAGAGGGTATAGAGGCAGAGTACGCAGCCCTCGACCGAAGAGAG CTCTATGAGGGCCTGCGGCCTCAGGATCTTCGGAGGTTGAAGGACATGCTGATAGTGGAGACAGCCGACATGCTGCAGGCCCCTCTCTTCACTGCCGAGGCGCTGCTACGTGCCCATG ATTGGGACAGAGAGAAGCTTTTAGAGGCCTGGATGACCAATGCAGAGGAATGCTGCCAACGCTCAGGGATACAGATGCCCAACCCACCTCCAAGTGGCTACAATGCCTGGGACACCTTGCCCTCGCCGCGGACGCCACGCACCACCCGCTCTTCCATCACCTCCCCAGACCAAATCAGCCTCATGCCTGCTGATGAAGAGTCTTCTCTG TGTGGTATCTGCATGTCTTCCATCTCCGTCTTTGAGGAACCTGTTGACATGTCCTGTGGCCATGAGTTCTGCAGAGGATGTTGGGAAGG GTTTCTAAATCTAAAGATCCAAGAGGGTGAAGCGCACAACATCTTCTGCCCGGCCTTTGACTGCTACCAACAAGTGCCTGTGGAAGTTATTGAGAGTGTGGTGTCTAGAGAGATGGACAAGCGCTACCTCCAGTTTGACATCAAG GCATTTGTGGAGAACAATCCAGCAATCCGATGGTGTCCTGTGGCAGGTTGTGAAAGGGCAGTGAGGCTGAGCACCCAGGGCCCTGGGACCTCCACGTCAGACGCTCTTAGCTTTCCCCTCCTTCGGGCACCTGCTGTAGATTGTGGCAAAGGCCACCTCTTCTGCTG GGAGTGTCAAGGCGAAGCCCATGAGCCGTGTGACTGTGAGACCTGGAAGTTATGGCTACAGAAAGTCACTGAGATGAAACCTGAGGAAT TGGCTGGTGTGAGCGAAGCTTACGAGGATGCCGCCAACTGCTTATGGCTGCTCTCGAACTCCAAACCCTGCGCCAATTGCAAGTCCCCAATACAGAAAAATGAGGGCTGCAACCACATGCAGTGTGCTAAG TGCAAGTATGACTTTTGCTGGATCTGTCTGGAGGAGTGGAAAAAGCACAGCTCATCAACAGGAGGCTATTATCGCTGCACCCGCTACGAGGTCATCCAGCAGGTAGAGGAGCAGTCAAAGGAGATGACTGAAgag GCAGAGAAGAAGCACAAGAGCTTTCAGGAACTTGACCGTTTCATGCACTACTACACACGCTTCAAGAACCATGAGCACAGCTATAAG CTGGAGCAGCGCCTGTTAAAAACAGCCAAAGAGAAGATGGAGCAGCTCAGTCGAGCTCTGAGTGGAC ggGAAGGAGGCCCACCTGACACTACATTTATTGAAGATGCGGTCCTCGAACTACTAAAGACTCGCCGCATCCTCAAGTGCTCTTATCCTTATGGCTTCTTTTTGGAGCCCAAAAGCACAAAGAAAGAGATCTACGAGCTTATGCAG ACGGACTTGGAGATGGTGACTGAGGACCTAGCACAAAAGGTGAACCGGCCTTATCTGCGGACGCCACGGCACAAGATCATTCGTGCTGCGTGTCTGGTGCAGCAGAAGAGACAGGAGTTCCTGGCCTCAGTAGCCAGGGGAGTGGCCCCCAATGACTCTCCTGAGGCCCCCAGGCGCAG TTTTGCTGGCGGAACGTGGGACTGGGAATATTTAGGCTTTGCATCGCCCGAG GAGTACGCAGAGTTCCAGTACAGACGGAGACACAGGCAGCGGAGGCGAGGCGACATGTCCAGTCTCCGTAGCAACACACCTGATCCTGATGACCCCAGCGACAGCACCTCAG ATACTCAGGATGTTGGAAGTGGACGTAGACATGGTCATCTAATG GGTCTGGGTTCTCTGGATGACGATGACCCTAACATACTACTGGCCATCCAGCTGTCACTCCAGGACTCAGGGATGGCAGGAAGTGGGTCCAGCCATGACGTCCTTGCTAATGAAGCTTCGCTCGGCGCTATCGGCACCTCCCTGCCTTCCCGCCTTGAACAGAGTGCTCCAGGTGTAGAGGTCCTCCCCAGAGCCTCCCTAAGCAGCTCAGAACTGCTGGAGCTGGGAGATAACTTGGCTAGACTTGGCAACACCAACATCAGCAGCCAGTACTCTGCTGTCACTGGTGTTACTGCCTCTGTACAGCACTGTGAAAGTCACCACCGGGCCTACAGGGCTTCTGTGCCAATACCAGTGGCTCCAGGCGGCAGCAACTCATCGACAggcctcttctcttcctccagtGATACAATAGATTCGACCACATGTGGCAGCCATGacccctcctcatcctctgctTTAGCAGCAAATGCAAACCTGCTGGGCAACATTATGGCTTGGTTCCACGACATGAATCCTCAAGGTATCACCCTGGTCCCCTCAACCTCTTCTGACACAGACTACAACCTTGGTGCATTCCAtgcaggtggaggtgggtgCCTGCAGGATGACGAGAAAGGCGGGGTCGTCCTACCTGAAAACAGGAAACCTCAGGAAGTGATGGCAGACATGGCTTTCTGCTCTCAGAGACTGAGTGACATGGAGGAGAAGGAGTGTGCTGTCGCAGAGAGGCCAACCCAGTTAGATCTAGTGGGGCTGGACACCATGCCGCGACCTTACACCCTCGACGCAAGTGGAGAACAAACTGAGCGGGGGGGCTTGAAGGTCTGCCGTGTCGACACTCCGCAATGTGACTCCATATCCGACCAGCTGCCCAGCACTAGCTCGTCTGAGTGGGAGGACCAAGTGCACTTGGTATGA
- the LOC141011965 gene encoding protein lifeguard 1, whose protein sequence is MDQTNGSSMDGYGPRPPPYSPQEYGNSPYTGMSYQVGKGNVAVVSPPATYDNMVHPEEMAAAGGHEQYGQAPPDYSHGLEDNCFSDAAVRRGFIRKVYLTLMIQLLVTFGIICAFLYWKTLRRWTWENYWFSYTMMAVVVVLILVLSCCDNIRRRVPLNFITLGLFTVAEGLMLGSVSAYYDAEAVMWAVGATAVVSFALTLFAMQSKWDFTAKSGSLWVFAWTLFSFALLCAILRSQYAYITYACLGTLLFSLYLVFDTQLILGGKHRKYEISPEEYVFAALNLYLDIVSLFLLLLQLIGLCR, encoded by the exons ATGGACCAGACTAATGGCAGCAGCATGGATGGTTATGGACCTCGCCCTCCTCCATACAGTCCTCAGGAATATGGAAACAGTCCATACACAGGGATGAGCTATCAG GTAGGGAAGGGGAACGTTGCAGTGGTCTCCCCTCCTGCCACCTACGATAACATGGTCCATCCTGAGGaaatggcagcagcaggaggccaCGAGCAGTATGGTCAAGCTCCACCTGACTACTCTCATGGCTTAGAGGATAATTGCTTCAGTGACGCTGCCGTACGAAGAG GTTTCATAAGGAAAGTCTACTTGACCTTGATGATTCAGCTCCTGGTGACTTTCGGGATCATCTGCGCTTTTCTTTACTG GAAGACTCTCCGGAGATGGACATGGGAAAACTACTGGTTCAGCTACACCATGAT ggcggtggtggtggtgctcatCTTGGTCCTGTCCTGCTGCGACAACATCCGTCGTCGAGTCCCCCTCAATTTCATCACCCTGGGCCTGTTT acTGTAGCAGAGGGCCTGATGCTTGGCTCTGTGTCAGC GTACTATGATGCCGAAGCAGTTATGTGGGCTGTGGGGGCAACAGCGGTGGTGTCCTTCGCCTTGACTCTGTTTGCAATGCAGTCAAAG TGGGACTTCACCGCAAAAAGTGGGAGCCTGTGGGTGTTTGCCTGGACCCTCTTTTCGTTTGCACTGCTTTGTGCAATTCTCCGATCGCAG TATGCTTACATCACATACGCCTGCCTGGGAACCTTGCTGTTTTCTTTA tatTTGGTGTTTGATACCCAGCTCATCCTGGGTGGAAAACACAGGAAGTATGAGATCTCTCCCGAGGAATATGTGTTCGCTGCTCTCAACCTGTATTTGGACATTGTctccctgttcctcctcctgctgcagctcatcGGCCTCTGCCGCTAA